One Gossypium hirsutum isolate 1008001.06 chromosome A11, Gossypium_hirsutum_v2.1, whole genome shotgun sequence genomic window carries:
- the LOC107897110 gene encoding homeobox-leucine zipper protein HAT22, which translates to MGLDDACNTGLVLGLGFSSTPETPSKADNQKPKKSTAKVAPVTSFEPFLTLGLSGDSYGVTVAKKVDVNNKGGGYLHHRHEDSPPTAAAGDLYRPGSPPSAVSSFSSGRVKRERDHSCEEVEVEKNSCRVSDEDEDGVNARKKLRLTKQQSALLEESFKQHSTLNPNQKQALARQLNLKPRQVEVWFQNRRARTKLKQTEVDCEFLKRCCETLTNENRRLQKELQELRSLKTAAQPFCMNMPAATLTMCPSCERIGGVAGDGNSKNPFSMPSKPRFYKPVTSPSAAC; encoded by the exons ATGGGTCTTGATGATGCATGTAATACGGGACTTGTTCTAGGGTTAGGCTTCTCATCGACGCCGGAAACTCCATCCAAGGCCGACAACCAAAAGCCCAAGAAGTCAACAGCCAAGGTGGCGCCGGTCACAAGTTTTGAACCATTCCTTACGCTGGGTCTTTCCGGTGATAGCTACGGAGTTACTGTTGCCAAAAAGGTTGATGTCAACAACAAAGGTGGTGGTTATCTTCATCATCGCCATGAAGACTCTCCCCCCACCGCTGCCGCCGGTGATTTGTACCGTCCAGGTTCTCCCCCTAGTGCTGTTTCATCATTTTCTAGTGGCAGAGTGAAGAGGGAGAGAGACCATAGCTGCGAAGAAGTAGAGGTAGAGAAGAATTCGTGTAGAGTTAGCGATGAAGACGAAGATGGCGTCAATGCAAGAAAGAAACTTAGACTCACCAAACAACAATCGGCTCTTCTCGAGGAAAGCTTCAAACAACATAGCACCCTCAATCCT AACCAAAAACAAGCTTTAGCAAGGCAATTAAACCTGAAACCTAGGCAAGTTGAAGTCTGGTTTCAAAACAGGAGAGCCAG GACCAAGCTTAAGCAAACTGAGGTGGATTGTGAGTTTTTGAAGAGGTGTTGTGAGACACTCACAAACGAAAACAGAAGACTGCAAAAGGAGTTACAAGAACTCAGATCACTGAAAACGGCGGCTCAACCCTTTTGCATGAACATGCCGGCGGCCACTCTCACCATGTGCCCATCTTGTGAAAGAATCGGCGGCGTTGCCGGCGATGGGAATTCCAAGAATCCATTTTCGATGCCGTCAAagcctcgtttctataaacccgTCACTAGTCCTTCTGCAGCATGTTAA